AAGTGGATGTGCTGAAGGGCCGTTAACGTTAATTTTCTTAAATAATGGAAAGGTAACGCCAAAATTGATTTCGCACGCAGATTCCATTTCATCATCCTCTAATGGTTCTTGGTTCATAAATTGATTAGAGGGAAACCCTAATACTTCTAAACCATCAGCCTTATATTGTTCATAAAGTACTTGTAATTCTTTAAATTGCGGTGCCAGTCCACACTTTGTCGCTGTATTCACAATAAGAACAACTTTACCTTTATATTCTTCGAGACTTACCTCATCACCATTAGGTTTTTGTACAGTGAAATTATGCATTGTTGTCATTAGCGTCCCTCCTAAATAAATATTAGTTATATTTAATCACTTGAGGGGTTATTGTGGCAAGAAACATGCTCTATCCCATTAAAGATAAATGTTGCCTTCATTTTGCTAATTGTTTCTTTTTATTCATGGCAGGAGTAAGAGAAAGGCCAGGTGCGAGTATACCATTAAAAAGCTTGATTTTTTCAAAAAAAGCATTGTTTTCAAAAGTATTATGTATTTCAGCGGCCCTTAGTACGATTTGCGTGGCTACTCGTGCATCATCAAGAGCATGGTGATGTTTAAATGGCATATCTAATTCCGCTGCTATCGTATTAAGCTTAAAATTGTAAAACTCCGGCCATGTTTTTTTGGCGATAGCCACGGTACAATTGTATAACATTGAAGGATAAGACAAGTCAATGGCTTGTAAAGAGCTTTTTAAAACACTTATGTCAAAGGACGCATTATGGGCTAAGACTAAATTGTTTTCAAAGTAATGAGCGAGCTCAGACCAAATGTCACTAAACAACGGGGCGTCTTTAACATTTTCCCAAGTGATCCCATGGACTCTTTCACAAAAGGGGTCAAAGTATGGATTTCTCGGTCTGATAAGTGTGTAGACTTCATCAACAATACAATCGTCAATCACTTGAACTAGACCAATTGCACAAGCACTATCTCGTTGACTGGAAGCTGTTTCAAAGTCAATCGCTATAAAATTCATTAAAAGCCTCCTAAAGAACATATGTTTTCCTATAGAATATCAGCTCTATCATCAAAATAAAAGGGGGGACATTTAATTAAATTTTGTTATTTAGAGCTTTTCAATTCGCAATTAACTATAGTTTGTTATGACTTTAAATTCATGATAATGGTAAGATAACGAATGTGTCGACGTGATAACTCCTAAACCATGAATGGAAATGTTTTATTTTAAGTTGATTAAAACTATAAAAACGGCTTTTTACCAATTTGGTGATAAAGGAAAGTAACAGTTTCCCAATATTAATGACCAAAAGAGCATTTAGTAGGACTTATGACTACCTCTAAGACTTAATTATTCAAAAATACTGGGGCTAAATTTCAGTTAATTATCATCCTTTTGGACGATATTCCCCTAATTTAGAAAAAAGTAAGTAAAATCACATTTTATTTACTATAAATTATGATATAATACCTTTTGATATTGGGATATTTTTGCATTACTAATAAGAACAGTTAGTGAGTAGAGGCCATAAAGTTAAGTAATTTAGACTACTTACGGGAGCGATGAAAAACTATTTGTAATTGGGCACTTGAATAGTTTGGAGCTGCTAGTGCAACCGACCTGAGTAAATAAAGAAGGGGAGGTTTGTACATTGACTTCATCAATTAAGCGTTTAAATAGCGATCAATTATTAGAAGTGTATACACATGCGAAAGAACT
The genomic region above belongs to Bacillus sp. A301a_S52 and contains:
- a CDS encoding glutathione peroxidase, whose protein sequence is MTTMHNFTVQKPNGDEVSLEEYKGKVVLIVNTATKCGLAPQFKELQVLYEQYKADGLEVLGFPSNQFMNQEPLEDDEMESACEINFGVTFPLFKKINVNGPSAHPLYKHLKEKEKGMLSKEIKWNFTKFLINRDGEVIKRYSPQTSPKKIETDINSLLQS
- a CDS encoding 3'-5' exonuclease, encoding MNFIAIDFETASSQRDSACAIGLVQVIDDCIVDEVYTLIRPRNPYFDPFCERVHGITWENVKDAPLFSDIWSELAHYFENNLVLAHNASFDISVLKSSLQAIDLSYPSMLYNCTVAIAKKTWPEFYNFKLNTIAAELDMPFKHHHALDDARVATQIVLRAAEIHNTFENNAFFEKIKLFNGILAPGLSLTPAMNKKKQLAK